Genomic DNA from Pigmentiphaga litoralis:
GCACGGTGGCATGGGTTTCGTCCGCCAGAGTTTCGTACGACGTTGTCAGCCCGAGCCCCGACAGGGCTTGCAGGCGGCCGTGCAAGGCCTGCGCATCGCGCAGCATCATGGGCGATTCGCGGCCGCCCGCGAACAGCATCAGCGTGGTCTGCGTCAGGTTCACCTGACCGGCGTTCGCGCGCTGCGTGAAGCCGCGTTCTTCGGGCAAAAGGTAGCGGTCCTGCCACCAGATCGACGGGCTGGCCGCGATGTAGTGAGTGAACAGCCACGGCCGTGTGTATAGCGCATGCAGGGTGAACATGCCGCCGAACGAATGGCCGAACAGACTCTGCTGCGTGCGGTCCACCTTGTAGCGGCGCGCGATCTCGGGCTGCAACTGGTGCTCAATGAAGTCGAGCATCTCGTCATGCCCGCCCACTGCGGGTGCATTCGGCGGGCGTTCGCGGCCCTGCGGCGCCGGGGGCGAGTAGTCGTAGGATCGCCCCTTGAAGTCATAGGGCTGCTCGGTCGGGTAACCGATCGCAACCACCATGGCCTTGTCGAACTCGAAACGCTGCAGGCGCAGGGTGTCGCTGAATGCGCCAAACACTGAATTGCCGTCCAGCACATACAGCACCTGGTAGCCATTGGCCGGCGCCGGGTCCTTGGCTTCGGTGATCATGATGCGGTAATCGCGGCCCTTGGCGCTTTGCATGGCCAGATGGCGAGTGCCGGGCAGCGCGACGGGCGGGGCCGCGTCGGGGACCTGCACGGGCTCGGCGGCCATGGATATGGCGGGTCCGATCAGCGCGGCCAGCAGCGCCAGCCGCCGTGTCAACGTCGTGAGCCGTCTCGCAAAACCGCCGTGTTTCAGCGGCGGGGTCCGGGCAGGCAGGGTCGATATCAACATGTGTCCTTTGTTGGGCTTTCCATTCGGCGTTCCATTCACCAGCGATACCGCAAGGATGCAATCACGGTGCGCCGCTGTCCGCGATAGCAGAAGCCGGCATTGCACACCTCCATTTCCTTGTCGAACAGGTTCTGCACATTCACCGCGCCGCGCCAGCCTTTCATGCTGGCGTCGAGGCGGGCCAGATCGTAATACACGGCCAGGTCCACCAGGGTCGCGCTGGGGTTGCTGGACGCGTTGACCTTGTCGGTCTTGTTGGCGCCGATGAAGCGCACGCCCGCGCCCAGGCCCAGCCCGGCCAGTGGCGTGCTGCGCATCACCGTGTCCGCCCACAGCGATGCCGTGTGGCGTGGCGTGACGGGCAATTCCTTGCCGATCTCTGCGGGATCGGTGGACCGGGTGACTTCGGTCTGGTTATAGGTGTAGGACGCCGTCAGGTTCACGTCGCGGGCCAGGCTGGCCTTGCCCTGCAATTCGAGCCCGCGCGAGCGGACCTGTCCGGTCAACTCGGAAAACGCCGTGCCCGGAATGCTGCGCACGGCGTTCTGTTCGGTCAGGTCGAACAGCGACGCGGTCAGGAAGGCATCTTCGTTCCTGGGCTGAAACTTGACGCCCACTTCAAACTGGCGCGCCTTGGTCGGATCGAGCGGCGACCCGCTTACCGACAGCGACGTGTTTGGCTGGAACGACGTGGCGTAACTGGCGTAGGGTGACACGCCATTGTCGAAGGCGTACAGCACGCCGGCCTGCGTCGTGATGGCATGACTGCGTTTGTCGGTCGTGACGGCAGCCGTGCCCAGGTTGCGCGCTTCGTGCTCGACCCCGTCGCGCCGCACGCCCACATTGAAGCGCCAGCGATTCCACGACATCTGGTCCGCCGCGTACACGCCCAACTGATCGACAAACGTGCCCGTGCGGGGCGCCAGCGCGGGGGTCGGCGCATTCACATTCCCGTAGACCGGGTTATCCAGATTCAAGACCGGATAGTCCGCCGCGTTGCCGACGCCCAGGCCGAAGGTCGACGCGACCTTCTGGTAATCGATGCCGAACAGCAGGCGGTGATCGACTGGCCCGGTGCGGGCCTTGGCATGGAACTGGTTGTCGATCACAAAGGTATCGACCTTGTTTTCGATGGCGTAGGCGGTGCGCCGGAGCAGCCGGGTGCCGGGCACCAGCCCCGCGCCGCTCAGGTAGCGCGCGTGCACGTTGATCACGCCATACCGGGCCTTTTGCGTGAACGACACGCTGTCGTTGAAGGTATGGTCCAGGCGATAGCCCAGCTGGTATTGCTCCTGTTTCTGGTAGTCATAGCCGTAGTCGCTGACCCGGTTGCGGGACGCGCGGCCGTTCTCCTGGTAGACGCCGACACTGCTGTCAGTTTCGTCTTTCAACGCATGGGCAAGCACAGTGACTTTGGTCTTGTCGCTTGCCTGCCAGGTCAGCGATGGCGCCAGGTAGTAGCGGTTGTTGGCGGCCTTGGCATCGGTATCGGCATCGCGAGCGATGCCGGTCACGCGCCACAGTACCTTGCCCTCGGCGTCCAGCGCGCCGCCAAAGTCGCCGCCGACCTGCTTGCGGTCATGGTTGCCTGCCTGCACCTCCAGTTCGCGCAGGGGCGTGGCGGCCGGCTGTTTGCTGATGCGATCGATCAGGCCGCCCGGTGTGCTTTGCCCATACAGCACGGACGCCGGTCCCTTCACCACATCGATGCGTTCCAGACCGTAGGGCTCGGACTTGAAGTAGGCATAGGACCCTTGCCCCTGGCGCAAGCCATCGCGATAGTCGCCATAGGTGTTGACCGGAAAACCGCGAATGCTGATCTGGTCGAAGCGGGGATCGTAGCCATAGGCGCCCGTGACCACGCCGGCGGTGTAGCGGACGGCTTCGGGCAGGCTTTGCGCGCCACGCACATCGAGCTCGTCGCGGGTGATCACGGCGATCGCGCGCGGCGTCTCGTTGATGGGGGTGCCCGTCTTGGTAGCGGATTCGGCCTGCCGGGCCACGAAGCCGCGAGGTGCGATGTCGCTGCCCAGGGCGGGGGCCGACACCGCGATGGTGCCCAGGGTCGTCGCCGCGGCGCCAGCGCCGGCAGGGCCTGCCGGGGTGGCCGTGCGGGCGGTCAGGGCATAGCCGCCCCGGCCGTCGGGCACCGCGGCCAGGCCCGCATTGGCAAGCAGCACGGCAAAGCCCTGGCCGACGGTATAGGTGCCCCGCAGCGCAGGCGCCGTCTTGCCCGCGACCACGGCAGGGTCGAAGGACAGCAGCACACCCGTGCTGCGGGCATACCGGTTGAGCGCCGGCCCGAGGTCGCCGGCGGGGATGTCCAGCGGATAGGTGGCGTCTTGCGCATGGGCGGTTGGCGCGGCAAGGGATGCCAGCACCACGACGGCGAATGCAACCGGCGAGACCGGCGCGACCGTGCCCACCAGCGCCAGCGGCAGCGACAGGGCAGGGCCGGCCCGCAACAAACGGCGTGCCGACGACCAAGGCATGCGCGGCTGCCGGGGTGTCCCGGGCACCGCGCGAGACGCCAACGCGTGCGGGACCGTGGGTGGAAGGAGCGGTGCAGGGGCGGCCGCGAGGCGGCGTGGGGTGGGGCGAGTCATGGGCGTCCTGGGTTCGTGAAGCGGATGCCTGGATACCGGACGAGATCGCCAAACACGCAAAGGAAGGTGTAACGGCGGCGCGCGTCGGGCGTCGTTCGCTCCGGAAGACCGTTACCCGGTCGCGACGTGTCCGCCGTCCCAGCCTTCACGCCGCCGTCACCGTGACCCAATACCGGGTGCGCCGATGGACCGCCACGGGCAGCACCCGGGCAATCGCGTCGAGCGCATGATCGGTGTTCACGACGGGATACACGCCCGAAATGCGCTGGCCGGCAATATCGTCCGCGCAATGAACCAGGCCGGCGCGGTATCGCGACAGTTCCGCCACCAGGTCCCCGAGCCGCATGGCCTGCGCGACGATGACGCCGTCGGTCCAGGCGCCGTCGCTGTCGGTCAGGGGTTCCAGCGGCCCGATCCGGCTGGCCGTGAAACAGGCCACGCTGCCTGCCTGCACCCGTCCGCCCGCGCCCTCGGCACAAGCAATCCGGACCTGGCCGTCGTAGACCGTGACGCGCGTGCCGGCCGGTGTTCGCCTGACGGAAAACCGGCCTTCCGTGGAACTGACGATACCTGCCGGATCGCGCACCTGTAGCGGCTGCGGTCGGCCGCGGTCGCCTACGCGCAGCAGGATTTCGCCGCGCAGCAGGTCGATGGCGCGGTGGCTGGCGTCCAGCCGCACCGCGATCGCCGTGTTGGTGTTGAGCGTGACGCGGCTGGCGTCGTCCAGCGTCACCTGCGCCTGTTCGCCAACGGCCGTGTGGTAATCGGCGACCAGATCCTGCCAGGGCAGCCACCGGTAGCCGGACCAGGTGGCGCCCGCGCCGGTCGCGGTGCCGCCCGCCAGCAACAGCGATTTGAGGACGGCCCGCCGCCCGGTGCGGGCGCGGTCCGCGTCGGCGCGCGCCAGGGTGCTGCGCAGCGCGCGAGGCGGCATGACGGTGAGCAGGGCGCCGATGTGCTGGAGCCGGTCCCAGGCCCGTGCATGCGCGGGATCGGCATCGCGCCAGCGTGCAAAGGAGTCGAAGTCGGTGGGGGACGCGGCGCCCGATTGCAGGCGCACCTTCCAGGCGATGGCGGTGTCCCGCAGGCGGTCGACCCGGCGGCCGCCGTGGCTGTCGCTCATGCCGCGTCGTAGCAGAGCCGCCACGCCGTCGTCATGTAGTGCTGCACGGTCCGGACCGATATCCCCATCTGGTCCGCGATATCGGCATAGGCCAACCCGTCCAGCTGCGCCATCAGGAACACCTGCCGCACCTTGGCGGGCAGGCGCCGCAGCAACCGGTCCACGGCCACCAGCGTTTCCAGCACCAGCGCCCGGGCTTCCGGGGACGGCGCCTGCGCAGGCGGCATGGCTTCCAGCGCCGCCACGTAGGCCCGCGCCAGCGCGGCGCGCCGGAAGTGGTCGATCAGCAGTCCCTTGGCAATGGTAGTCAGGAGTGCCTTGGCCTCGTCCACATACAGCGCGTCCCGCTTTTCGATGATGCGCACGAAGGTGTCCTGCGCAATCTCGTCGGCATCCTGGCGCGAGCGCAGGCGCGCGTGCAGCCACCCGCACAACCAGGCGTGATGGTGGCGGTAGAGCGTGGTGATCTGGTCGTGTCCAAGGGCGTGCGCGCCGGCCATGGTCTCCTCCATGAGAATGCGTATCATTCTATGTCAGTTCGGACCCTGGGCGCACCGTCTCCACAAACAACAAGGCCGCACCTTGCGGCGCGGCCTTGTCTGTCCATCACGTCAGTTGAGGACGCTTCCTGCCTACCGGCCGAAGCCTTCGCGGGGGTCGGCCAGCGGGTCGGGGCCCGGGTGGAAACGCGTCACCACGCCGTCGCTGTCGCGCACGTACACGTACATCAGCGAATTCCAGACGCCATCCTGACGGAAGCGGTAACCCCACACTGCCTGATCGGCAGGGAAGGCCACGCGGCGGATCTCGGCGGGCGGGCCGAATTCGAAAAGCATCCGATCGCGGTTCCACTTGCCTTCTTCCAGCCCGTTATTGATCATCTCGAAGCGGGTGCTGGTCAGCGCCTGCACGGTCGACACGGCCACATGATTGGTGTCGTAGTCGGTGATCCAGGTGTACTGGCCCATGGGTTGCGACGTGTAGATGAGCCGCGTGCCGCCGTTCGGCAATGGCAACTCGGCCACCGGCTTGCCCAGGCGCGCCATGGTGGCAGCCTGGGTTTCGCCGGGCTGGATGGTGGCCGGACTTGCACAGGCGCCCAGCAGCGCGGCCAGCGCGGCGGCGGCCAGCACCCGCGGAACGCCGCGGCGCATACCTTGACTGATACCCATACAATCCCCTTTTTTGATTTGGTGGAGAAGCGTGTGACCTCTAGTCGCAGCTTCGGGTTCCTGTCCCGGATTGTAAGTGTGATGACGGTGGTGGCGGCGGTCGCGCCGGTCGGTGCGTCGGCCGCGGCGGCGTCGTCGGGTGCCCCAGCGGCGTCCCCTGCGGCGTCCCCAGCGTCGGCTTCAGTGGCTGCTCCGCGGCTGCCGCCGGTCCGGCTGGCCGTGATCGAAGCCATGTCCGGCCCCTTCGCCAACACGGGCGACGCGATCATGCGCAACCTGCGGTTCGCGGTGGACCGCATCAATGCCCGCGGCGGCGTCGCGCTGCCAGACGGCAGGCACCCGCTGGAACTGGTCAGTTTCGACAGCAAGAATCAGGTGGATGAAGCGCTGCTGTTGCTGCGCGCGGCCAGCGACCAGGGCATGTCCATCATCCTGCAGGGCAACAGCTCGGCCGTGGCGGCAGGCCTGCTTGAAGGCATCAACCGGCATAACCAGCGCAATCCCGCCAAGCGCATGGTGTTCCTGAACTATTCGGCCGTCGACCCCGCGTTGACCAACGAAAAGTGCAGCCCCTGGCATTTCCGGTTCGACGCCAATTCCGACATGCGGATGGCCGCGCTGACTGAAGTCATGAAACGCGACCAGAGCGTGCGCAAGGTCTACCTGATCAACCAGGACTACAGCTTTGGCCAGCAGGTGGCACAGGCGGCGCGCAGCGCGCTGGCCAGCAAGCGGCCCGACGTGCAGATCGTGGCGGACGAGTTCCATGCCATCGGCAAGGTCAAGGATTTTGCGCCGTACGCCGCCAAGATCGTGGCAAGCGGCGCCGACACCGTCATCACCGGCAACTGGGGCAATGACCTGACGCTGCTGATCAAGGCGGCGCGCGAAGCCGGCGTCAACGCCAACTTCTATACCTTCTATGCGAATGCATTGGGTGCGCCGGCGGCGATTGGCGACGCCGGGGTGGGCAAGGTCCGCGCGGTGGCCGAATGGCACTACAACGCGGGCGAACCGGGCATGGACGCGGCGTATGCCGCCTATCGCAAGCAGTTTCCGCGGCCGGCCGACGACTATCTGAACGCCCGCATGCTGCACATGGTGGACATGCTGGCCGCGGCGCTGGAAAAGGGCGGGTCGACCGATGCGGTCACGATCGCGCGTCAGCTGTCGGGCATGCGCTGGACGCAGGAAGGGGCCGATCTGTGGATGCGCCCGGCCGACCACCAGGCGATCAAGCCGCTTTATGTGTTCACCATGCAGAAGCAGGGCGTCGGGACGGCGCGGCTGGATGTGGAAGGCAGCGGCTACGGGTTCGAGACGGCCCTGAAGGTAAGCGCGCAGGACCTGACGTTGCCCACGCGCTGCGTGATGCCGACATTGCCCTGATTGGGGTATACTCTCGGGCTGCCTCGAACCTTTCGGGGCGGATCTGCATCAGATACACCATCGCAATCAAACATTCACGGCGAGGCGCCTCGGCTTCGCCGCCTGTCTGGAGAGGAAATCATGTCCGTCGCTGACATCAATAAAGCTACCATCGTTACCGAATTCCAACGTGCTCAAGGCGACACCGGTTCGCCAGAAGTGCAAGTTGCGCTCTTGACCGCTCGTATCAACGAACTTACCGGTCACTTCAAAGCCCACACCAAAGACCATCACTCGCGCCGCGGCCTGCTGCGCATGGTGAGCCGTCGCCGCAAGCTGCTCGACTACCTGAAGAGCCGCAACGCCGATGCATACCGCGGTCTGATCGAGAAACTCGGTCTGCGCAAGTGATTGTCGGGGGGCACGGAAGGTTGTCCCGCGCTGCGGTGGTTTCCCGCCCGGCGTTGGTCGGCTTTTCCGTGAGTTTCCAGTCTGGCGCGGTGCGCCGGACTGGCACCAAAACTACTCCCTCCTGAATTGGAGAGTGCCTGTGTCAGGAACACCTGTCACAGGCATTTTCATTTCCGGAGGGGCAACCGTAAAGGATGCCTGTCATGTTCAATAAAGTCACAAAAACATTCCAGTATGGCCAGCATACCGTCACCCTCGAAACCGGCGAACTCGCTCGCCAGGCGTCGGGTGCCGTCGTCGTGTCCATCGAAGACACCGTGGTGCTCGCCACGGTCGTCGGCTCCAAGCGCATCAAGCCGGGCCAGGATTTCTTCCCGCTGACCGTCGACTACATCGAAAAGACCTACGCTGCCGGCCGTATTCCGGGTGGGTTCTTCAAGCGCGAAGGCAAGCCGTCCGAAAAGGAAACGCTGACCTCGCGCCTGATCGATCGTCCGCTGCGCCCGCTGTTCCCCGAAGGCTTCTACAACGACGTGCATGTGGTGATCCACACGCTGTCGGTCAATCCCGAGATCGATCCCGACATCGCCGCGATGATCGGCGCATCGGCCGCCATGGCCATCTCCGGTCTGCCGTTCGCCGGCCCGATCGGTGGCGCGCGCGTGGGCTGGATCAATGACCAGTACGTGCTGAATCCTACCGCCAGCCAGCTCAAGACCTCGGCCCTCGACCTGGTGGTCGCCGGCACGCGCGACGCCGTGCTGATGGTGGAATCCGAAGCCCAGCAGCTGTCCGAAGAAGTCATGCTCGGCGGCGTGGTGTTCGGCCACGAACAGATGCAGGTCGTGATCAGCACGATCGACGAACTGGTCCGCGAGGCTGGCAAGCCCGAGTGGGACTGGCAGCCGCCGGCCCGCAACGAGCCGCTGATCGCCGCCGTCCGGAACGCCGGCTACGCCGCGCTGGAAGCCGCCTACCAGACCCGCGACAAGCAGGCTCGCACCACCAAGCTGCGTGACGTGTCGTCGCAGGTCAAGGCCGCGCTGGCCGAACAGGCTTCGTCGGGCGCCATCGCCGAGTACAGCTCGGTCGACGTCGACAACATCCTGTTCGAATTCGAATCGCAGATCGTTCGCAGCCAGATCCTGAACGGCGAACCGCGTATCGACGGCCGCGACACGCGCACCGTTCGTCCGATCAGCGTCCGCCTGGGTGTGCTGCCGCGCGCCCACGGCAGCGCGCTGTTCACCCGCGGTGAAACCCAGGCGCTGGTGATCGCCACGCTGGGCACCAAGCAGGACGAGCAGATCATCGACGCCCTGATGGGCGAGTACCGCGACCGCTTCATGCTGCACTACAACATGCCTCCGTTCGCCACCGGCGAAACCGGTCGCATCGGCGTGCCGAAGCGTCGTGAAGTCGGTCACGGCAAGCTGGCCAAGCGCGCGCTGACGCCGCTGCTGCCCGCGCCGCAGGACTTCCAGTACACCATCCGCGTCGTGTCGGAAATCACCGAATCCAACGGTTCGTCGTCGATGGCATCGGTCTGCGGCGGTTCGCTGGCCATGATGGACGCCGGCGTGCCGGTCAAGGATCACGTGGCCGGCGTGGCCATGGGCCTGATCAAGGACGGCGGCAAGTTTGCCGTGCTGACCGACATCCTCGGCGACGAAGATCACCTGGGCGACATGGACTTCAAGGTGGCCGGTACCGCCAATGGCGTGACCGCACTGCAGATGGACATCAAGATCCAGGGCATCACCAAGGAAATCATGCAGGTCGCACTGGCGCAAGCCCGTGAAGGCCGCCTGCACATCCTGGAAAAGATGCGCGACGCCATCGATTCGTCGCGCGGCGAGCTGTCGGCCTTTGCGCCGCGCATGCTGTCGATGAAGATCAATCCGGAAAAAATCCGCGACGTGATCGGCAAGGGTGGCGCCACCATCCGTGCACTGACCGAAGAAACCGGCACGCAGATCGACATCTCGGATGACGGCACCATCGTCATCTCGAGCGTGGATCTGGACCGCGCCAAGGAAGCCCAGCGCCGCATCGCCGACCTGACGGCCGACGTGGAAGTGGGCCAGGTCTACGACGGCAGCGTGCTGCGTCTGCTGGACTTCGGCGCGATCGTCCAGGTGCTGCCAGGCCGTGACGGTCTGCTGCACATCTCGGAAATCGCGAACCACCGCATCGCCAACATCAACGACGTCCTGAAGGTGGGCCAGCAGGTCCGCGTGAAGGTCATCGAAGCTGACGACAAGGGCCGTCTGCGCCTGTCGATCAA
This window encodes:
- a CDS encoding TonB-dependent siderophore receptor gives rise to the protein MPWSSARRLLRAGPALSLPLALVGTVAPVSPVAFAVVVLASLAAPTAHAQDATYPLDIPAGDLGPALNRYARSTGVLLSFDPAVVAGKTAPALRGTYTVGQGFAVLLANAGLAAVPDGRGGYALTARTATPAGPAGAGAAATTLGTIAVSAPALGSDIAPRGFVARQAESATKTGTPINETPRAIAVITRDELDVRGAQSLPEAVRYTAGVVTGAYGYDPRFDQISIRGFPVNTYGDYRDGLRQGQGSYAYFKSEPYGLERIDVVKGPASVLYGQSTPGGLIDRISKQPAATPLRELEVQAGNHDRKQVGGDFGGALDAEGKVLWRVTGIARDADTDAKAANNRYYLAPSLTWQASDKTKVTVLAHALKDETDSSVGVYQENGRASRNRVSDYGYDYQKQEQYQLGYRLDHTFNDSVSFTQKARYGVINVHARYLSGAGLVPGTRLLRRTAYAIENKVDTFVIDNQFHAKARTGPVDHRLLFGIDYQKVASTFGLGVGNAADYPVLNLDNPVYGNVNAPTPALAPRTGTFVDQLGVYAADQMSWNRWRFNVGVRRDGVEHEARNLGTAAVTTDKRSHAITTQAGVLYAFDNGVSPYASYATSFQPNTSLSVSGSPLDPTKARQFEVGVKFQPRNEDAFLTASLFDLTEQNAVRSIPGTAFSELTGQVRSRGLELQGKASLARDVNLTASYTYNQTEVTRSTDPAEIGKELPVTPRHTASLWADTVMRSTPLAGLGLGAGVRFIGANKTDKVNASSNPSATLVDLAVYYDLARLDASMKGWRGAVNVQNLFDKEMEVCNAGFCYRGQRRTVIASLRYRW
- a CDS encoding FecR domain-containing protein, which encodes MSDSHGGRRVDRLRDTAIAWKVRLQSGAASPTDFDSFARWRDADPAHARAWDRLQHIGALLTVMPPRALRSTLARADADRARTGRRAVLKSLLLAGGTATGAGATWSGYRWLPWQDLVADYHTAVGEQAQVTLDDASRVTLNTNTAIAVRLDASHRAIDLLRGEILLRVGDRGRPQPLQVRDPAGIVSSTEGRFSVRRTPAGTRVTVYDGQVRIACAEGAGGRVQAGSVACFTASRIGPLEPLTDSDGAWTDGVIVAQAMRLGDLVAELSRYRAGLVHCADDIAGQRISGVYPVVNTDHALDAIARVLPVAVHRRTRYWVTVTAA
- the rpsO gene encoding 30S ribosomal protein S15 → MSVADINKATIVTEFQRAQGDTGSPEVQVALLTARINELTGHFKAHTKDHHSRRGLLRMVSRRRKLLDYLKSRNADAYRGLIEKLGLRK
- a CDS encoding branched-chain amino acid ABC transporter substrate-binding protein; this translates as MTVVAAVAPVGASAAAASSGAPAASPAASPASASVAAPRLPPVRLAVIEAMSGPFANTGDAIMRNLRFAVDRINARGGVALPDGRHPLELVSFDSKNQVDEALLLLRAASDQGMSIILQGNSSAVAAGLLEGINRHNQRNPAKRMVFLNYSAVDPALTNEKCSPWHFRFDANSDMRMAALTEVMKRDQSVRKVYLINQDYSFGQQVAQAARSALASKRPDVQIVADEFHAIGKVKDFAPYAAKIVASGADTVITGNWGNDLTLLIKAAREAGVNANFYTFYANALGAPAAIGDAGVGKVRAVAEWHYNAGEPGMDAAYAAYRKQFPRPADDYLNARMLHMVDMLAAALEKGGSTDAVTIARQLSGMRWTQEGADLWMRPADHQAIKPLYVFTMQKQGVGTARLDVEGSGYGFETALKVSAQDLTLPTRCVMPTLP
- a CDS encoding sigma-70 family RNA polymerase sigma factor, whose protein sequence is MIRILMEETMAGAHALGHDQITTLYRHHHAWLCGWLHARLRSRQDADEIAQDTFVRIIEKRDALYVDEAKALLTTIAKGLLIDHFRRAALARAYVAALEAMPPAQAPSPEARALVLETLVAVDRLLRRLPAKVRQVFLMAQLDGLAYADIADQMGISVRTVQHYMTTAWRLCYDAA
- a CDS encoding alpha/beta hydrolase, whose protein sequence is MLISTLPARTPPLKHGGFARRLTTLTRRLALLAALIGPAISMAAEPVQVPDAAPPVALPGTRHLAMQSAKGRDYRIMITEAKDPAPANGYQVLYVLDGNSVFGAFSDTLRLQRFEFDKAMVVAIGYPTEQPYDFKGRSYDYSPPAPQGRERPPNAPAVGGHDEMLDFIEHQLQPEIARRYKVDRTQQSLFGHSFGGMFTLHALYTRPWLFTHYIAASPSIWWQDRYLLPEERGFTQRANAGQVNLTQTTLMLFAGGRESPMMLRDAQALHGRLQALSGLGLTTSYETLADETHATVPIAAVTRVMRHVFTARTR
- the pnp gene encoding polyribonucleotide nucleotidyltransferase; translation: MFNKVTKTFQYGQHTVTLETGELARQASGAVVVSIEDTVVLATVVGSKRIKPGQDFFPLTVDYIEKTYAAGRIPGGFFKREGKPSEKETLTSRLIDRPLRPLFPEGFYNDVHVVIHTLSVNPEIDPDIAAMIGASAAMAISGLPFAGPIGGARVGWINDQYVLNPTASQLKTSALDLVVAGTRDAVLMVESEAQQLSEEVMLGGVVFGHEQMQVVISTIDELVREAGKPEWDWQPPARNEPLIAAVRNAGYAALEAAYQTRDKQARTTKLRDVSSQVKAALAEQASSGAIAEYSSVDVDNILFEFESQIVRSQILNGEPRIDGRDTRTVRPISVRLGVLPRAHGSALFTRGETQALVIATLGTKQDEQIIDALMGEYRDRFMLHYNMPPFATGETGRIGVPKRREVGHGKLAKRALTPLLPAPQDFQYTIRVVSEITESNGSSSMASVCGGSLAMMDAGVPVKDHVAGVAMGLIKDGGKFAVLTDILGDEDHLGDMDFKVAGTANGVTALQMDIKIQGITKEIMQVALAQAREGRLHILEKMRDAIDSSRGELSAFAPRMLSMKINPEKIRDVIGKGGATIRALTEETGTQIDISDDGTIVISSVDLDRAKEAQRRIADLTADVEVGQVYDGSVLRLLDFGAIVQVLPGRDGLLHISEIANHRIANINDVLKVGQQVRVKVIEADDKGRLRLSIKAIAVAAEAAEPAPQQ